One window of Phycisphaeraceae bacterium genomic DNA carries:
- a CDS encoding GNAT family N-acetyltransferase → MTEQMVLAHIFGIGLPPGSRGPYAEAIIGEVDGVAQGCAVFFHNFSTWTGKPGVYLEDLFVRPEARGAGLGRALLTRVAQIALERGCARVDWLVLDWNEPAIGFYKGLGARALTDWTIFRLDEGPMRRLAGTD, encoded by the coding sequence ATGACCGAACAAATGGTCCTCGCCCACATCTTCGGCATCGGCCTTCCTCCCGGCTCGCGCGGCCCATACGCCGAAGCAATCATCGGTGAGGTCGATGGTGTCGCACAGGGATGCGCCGTCTTCTTTCACAACTTCTCGACATGGACCGGCAAGCCCGGCGTCTACCTCGAAGACCTGTTCGTTCGGCCCGAAGCCCGCGGCGCCGGGCTCGGTCGCGCCCTCCTCACTCGAGTGGCCCAGATCGCCCTCGAACGCGGTTGTGCCCGCGTCGACTGGCTCGTCCTCGACTGGAACGAACCGGCAATCGGCTTCTACAAAGGGCTCGGAGCACGCGCCCTCACCGACTGGACGATCTTTCGACTCGACGAAGGGCCCATGCGCCGCCTCGCAGGTACCGATTGA
- a CDS encoding RNHCP domain-containing protein produces the protein MSHKSRPDSGFTCIVCSFQVSQSAWGTRHRNHCPHCLWSRHLDDEPGDRCCPCREPMEPIAIEVRKDGEWSIVHRCAGCGTLRTNRIAGDDHELALLALALKPIATPAFPLGDIGRR, from the coding sequence ATGTCACACAAGTCTCGTCCGGACTCCGGATTCACCTGTATCGTCTGCTCCTTCCAAGTCAGCCAGAGCGCCTGGGGCACTCGCCACCGCAACCACTGCCCGCACTGTCTCTGGTCACGCCACCTCGACGACGAGCCGGGGGATCGATGCTGCCCGTGCCGCGAACCGATGGAGCCCATCGCCATCGAAGTCCGAAAGGACGGCGAATGGTCGATCGTCCATCGCTGCGCGGGCTGCGGCACACTCCGCACCAATCGCATCGCGGGAGACGACCACGAACTCGCGCTCCTCGCACTCGCTCTCAAGCCCATCGCCACACCGGCATTCCCACTCGGAGACATCGGCCGCCGGTGA